In one window of Festucalex cinctus isolate MCC-2025b chromosome 14, RoL_Fcin_1.0, whole genome shotgun sequence DNA:
- the kmo gene encoding kynurenine 3-monooxygenase isoform X1: MEKSTDSSKKKVVAVVGGGLVGALNACFFAKRGFDVHLFESRDDIRKAKIVKGRSINLALSHRGRQSLKHVGIEEKIVSQGIPMHARMIHSLNGVQSPIPYGKKGQYILSVDRANLNKELLTEAETYANTKLNFDHKLQDWVAESGLMTFIRPDGSRKQMEADLIVGCDGAFSSVRKQFLRQSRFNYSQTYIPHGYMELTLPPVNGEFAMKPNYLHIWPRNTFMMIALPNLDKTFTCTLFMPFEEFEKITTGDEVIKFFQKYFPDAIPLIGVDALKRDYFRLPAQAMVSVKCSPYHIGDKCVLMGDAAHAMVPFYGQGMNAGFEDCIVFDEIMEQFNEDFSAVLPEYTKVRVPDDHAISDLAMYNYIEMRAHVNSKWFLFRKHVDNILHFLMPKTIIPLYTMVTFTRTRYHEAVNHWRWQNKVINRGLLFAATGAILGVSFLLIKNPPAISKLSIPTEKLWNKLAALGPPKYLATSLTSDCSN; this comes from the exons ATGGAGAAATCAACTGACAGCTCGAAGAAAAAAGTTGTGGCAGTAGTGGGAGGTGGACTG GTTGGTGCACTGAATGCCTGCTTCTTCGCCAAAAGAGGTTTTGATGTGCATTTGTTTGAATCTCGGGATG ATATCCGGAAAGCAAAAATTGTGAAGGGGAGAAGTATCAACCTGGCTTTATCTCACAGAGGCCGTCAGTCACTCAAGCATGTTGGAATAGAGGAAAAG ATTGTCTCCCAGGGAATCCCCATGCATGCAAGAATGATCCATTCACTAAATGGTGTGCAGTCTCCAATTCCGTATGGAAAAAAGGGCCAG TACATCCTGTCAGTAGATCGAGCCAATCTGAACAAAGAGCTGCTAACAG AGGCTGAGACGTATGCAAACACCAAGTtgaactttgaccacaaactgcaGGACTGGGTTGCAGAATCGGGGCTAATGACCTTTATCAG GCCAGACGGATCCAGAAAGCAGATGGAAGCAGACCTCATCGTGGGTTGCGATGGAGCCTTTTCATCGGTTCGCAAGCAATTCCTTCGTCAAAGCCGCTTTAACTACAGTCAGACTTACATCCCTCACGGCTACATGGAGCTCACCCTGCCTCCTGTCAACGGAGAG TTTGCCATGAAGCCCAATTATCTCCACATTTGGCCCCGGAACACGTTCATGATGATTGCGCTTCCCAACTTG GACAAGACTTTCACCTGCACTCTCTTCATGCCCTTTGAAGAGTTTGAGAAGATCACCACAGGAGATGAAGTCATtaaatttttccaaaaatacttTCCTGACGCCATACCATTGATAGGAGT GGATGCTCTGAAAAGAGATTATTTTCGATTGCCTGCCCAGGCCATGGTGTCCGTCAAGTGCTCCCCATATCATATTGGAGACAAATGTGTCCTTATGGGTGACGCGGCACATGCAATGGTGCCCTTCTACGGGCAGGGAATGAATGCT GGGTTTGAGGATTGCATTGTCTTTGATGAAATAATGGAGCAGTTCAACGAAGATTTCA GTGCTGTACTGCCTGAGTATACCAAAGTGCGGGTTCCAGATGACCATGCGATTTCAGACCTGGCCATGTACAACTACATCGAA ATGCGAGCGCATGTCAACTCCAAATGGTTCCTTTTCCGAAAGCATGTTGATAACATCCTCCACTTTCTCATGCCAAAGACAATAATCCCACTTTACACAATG GTGACATTCACAAGAACGCGATACCATGAAGCTGTGAATCACTGGCGCTGGCAGAATAAA GTGATAAATCGTGGCTTGTTATTTGCTGCCACCGGAGCAATTTTGGGAGTCTCTTTCCTGCTCATTAAAAATCCCCCAGCCATCAGCAAGCTCAGCATCCCCACGGAGAAACTGTGGAACAAGCTCGCAGCATTGGGACCTCCGAAATACTTGGCAACGTCTCTCACATCTGACTGCAGCAATTAG
- the kmo gene encoding kynurenine 3-monooxygenase isoform X2, whose product MHARMIHSLNGVQSPIPYGKKGQYILSVDRANLNKELLTEAETYANTKLNFDHKLQDWVAESGLMTFIRPDGSRKQMEADLIVGCDGAFSSVRKQFLRQSRFNYSQTYIPHGYMELTLPPVNGEFAMKPNYLHIWPRNTFMMIALPNLDKTFTCTLFMPFEEFEKITTGDEVIKFFQKYFPDAIPLIGVDALKRDYFRLPAQAMVSVKCSPYHIGDKCVLMGDAAHAMVPFYGQGMNAGFEDCIVFDEIMEQFNEDFSAVLPEYTKVRVPDDHAISDLAMYNYIEMRAHVNSKWFLFRKHVDNILHFLMPKTIIPLYTMVTFTRTRYHEAVNHWRWQNKVINRGLLFAATGAILGVSFLLIKNPPAISKLSIPTEKLWNKLAALGPPKYLATSLTSDCSN is encoded by the exons ATGCATGCAAGAATGATCCATTCACTAAATGGTGTGCAGTCTCCAATTCCGTATGGAAAAAAGGGCCAG TACATCCTGTCAGTAGATCGAGCCAATCTGAACAAAGAGCTGCTAACAG AGGCTGAGACGTATGCAAACACCAAGTtgaactttgaccacaaactgcaGGACTGGGTTGCAGAATCGGGGCTAATGACCTTTATCAG GCCAGACGGATCCAGAAAGCAGATGGAAGCAGACCTCATCGTGGGTTGCGATGGAGCCTTTTCATCGGTTCGCAAGCAATTCCTTCGTCAAAGCCGCTTTAACTACAGTCAGACTTACATCCCTCACGGCTACATGGAGCTCACCCTGCCTCCTGTCAACGGAGAG TTTGCCATGAAGCCCAATTATCTCCACATTTGGCCCCGGAACACGTTCATGATGATTGCGCTTCCCAACTTG GACAAGACTTTCACCTGCACTCTCTTCATGCCCTTTGAAGAGTTTGAGAAGATCACCACAGGAGATGAAGTCATtaaatttttccaaaaatacttTCCTGACGCCATACCATTGATAGGAGT GGATGCTCTGAAAAGAGATTATTTTCGATTGCCTGCCCAGGCCATGGTGTCCGTCAAGTGCTCCCCATATCATATTGGAGACAAATGTGTCCTTATGGGTGACGCGGCACATGCAATGGTGCCCTTCTACGGGCAGGGAATGAATGCT GGGTTTGAGGATTGCATTGTCTTTGATGAAATAATGGAGCAGTTCAACGAAGATTTCA GTGCTGTACTGCCTGAGTATACCAAAGTGCGGGTTCCAGATGACCATGCGATTTCAGACCTGGCCATGTACAACTACATCGAA ATGCGAGCGCATGTCAACTCCAAATGGTTCCTTTTCCGAAAGCATGTTGATAACATCCTCCACTTTCTCATGCCAAAGACAATAATCCCACTTTACACAATG GTGACATTCACAAGAACGCGATACCATGAAGCTGTGAATCACTGGCGCTGGCAGAATAAA GTGATAAATCGTGGCTTGTTATTTGCTGCCACCGGAGCAATTTTGGGAGTCTCTTTCCTGCTCATTAAAAATCCCCCAGCCATCAGCAAGCTCAGCATCCCCACGGAGAAACTGTGGAACAAGCTCGCAGCATTGGGACCTCCGAAATACTTGGCAACGTCTCTCACATCTGACTGCAGCAATTAG